One Candidatus Krumholzibacteriota bacterium genomic region harbors:
- a CDS encoding PorV/PorQ family protein: MMFVQSRKYVDAVLISMAILALGDLPLLAGGEGGGTESPFSLGAGGRSIAMGGAKCVVWGEAYTLLWNPAGLEYLERGEINLFHTPLLDETSSYSSILGSYPLTDFGAISFGVLRLDVGGIERRDQENLVIDGELSNRQTRYLFGYARKIYRGLSGGVTMKLDRFVQGSYNASGFGVDAGFGVKSDIDNEAFDGAALGLTLINIIEPKLKLEDEESGDPYGTRVGFAVWRSLSGRFDDRLLVAVDMIKTKHDEARIQAGFEYSVNRMLALRGGWDSGSPTFGLGFSLSFLQLDYAWRDSDLENCHLFSLSYRFGSSKTERIERRKKEREEEIKRELERETARYETRQMENYLAKAREALRQDKFSQAEDHFKTVLLWDPENEEAKAGNLKAQGYIIITLADSLFADGSYGEALMHYRKGNEKLSISAIDDRIRECEKLIGQTADQRQMIDAVFAHAVELYSERDWTGAVAAFAQVLRLDPGHDIARHYYDKATARHKEDYARVLQQTGVLARKKRYGEAIDLLRSGLDKFKGDAELEKKLAEVMELRQREEISTMEKEKPAATKAPLTKEEADNLRLIYEKGAEYFKNGKFDRAIVEWEKVWHGYPGSEQIGEYLVKAYLYRGMELYTMHDYEEALEIWGRILKVDPDNEKAIRYIRRTKEELSSLENVAG, from the coding sequence ATGATGTTTGTGCAGAGCAGAAAATATGTCGATGCCGTTCTGATATCGATGGCGATCCTCGCGCTCGGGGATCTTCCCCTGTTGGCCGGGGGCGAGGGAGGAGGCACGGAGTCTCCTTTTTCTCTTGGAGCGGGAGGTCGGAGTATTGCCATGGGAGGAGCGAAATGCGTGGTCTGGGGAGAGGCATATACGCTTCTCTGGAATCCGGCCGGGTTGGAATATCTTGAACGCGGGGAGATCAATCTGTTCCACACCCCTCTTTTGGATGAAACGAGTTCCTATTCCTCCATTCTGGGTTCATATCCATTGACCGATTTCGGCGCGATATCGTTCGGAGTCCTCAGGCTCGATGTCGGCGGAATAGAACGCAGGGACCAGGAAAACCTGGTGATCGACGGAGAATTATCAAACAGGCAGACGAGGTATCTTTTCGGGTATGCAAGGAAAATATACAGAGGACTGTCAGGCGGCGTGACGATGAAACTCGACCGTTTCGTCCAAGGGTCGTACAACGCCAGCGGGTTCGGTGTCGACGCCGGGTTCGGGGTCAAGTCTGATATTGACAATGAGGCGTTCGATGGAGCCGCGTTGGGACTTACACTGATAAATATAATCGAACCGAAGCTTAAACTCGAAGACGAAGAATCGGGCGACCCGTATGGGACCAGGGTCGGATTTGCCGTTTGGAGGTCTCTTTCAGGGCGTTTCGATGACAGGCTGCTCGTAGCGGTCGATATGATCAAGACAAAACATGACGAAGCGCGGATACAAGCCGGGTTCGAATATTCAGTAAACCGGATGCTGGCTCTGCGTGGTGGATGGGATTCCGGTTCTCCGACCTTCGGGCTGGGATTCTCTCTTTCTTTCCTGCAGCTGGACTACGCCTGGCGAGACAGCGACCTTGAAAATTGTCATCTTTTCTCTCTTTCTTACAGATTCGGCAGCTCAAAGACGGAGCGGATCGAAAGACGGAAAAAAGAAAGAGAAGAGGAGATAAAAAGGGAGCTGGAAAGAGAGACGGCGAGGTATGAGACAAGGCAGATGGAAAACTACCTTGCGAAAGCGCGGGAAGCCCTGCGGCAGGACAAGTTCAGTCAGGCGGAGGATCATTTCAAAACAGTCCTTCTCTGGGACCCTGAAAACGAGGAAGCAAAGGCGGGAAACCTGAAAGCGCAAGGATATATCATTATTACCCTGGCGGATTCGCTTTTCGCCGATGGAAGTTATGGCGAAGCCCTTATGCATTATCGAAAGGGGAACGAGAAGCTCTCCATCAGCGCGATAGACGACAGGATCAGAGAATGCGAAAAACTGATCGGCCAGACCGCGGACCAGAGGCAGATGATCGATGCCGTCTTTGCCCATGCCGTTGAACTTTACTCCGAAAGGGACTGGACTGGCGCCGTGGCAGCTTTCGCGCAGGTACTCAGGTTGGATCCGGGGCATGATATTGCCAGGCATTATTATGATAAGGCGACGGCTAGGCACAAGGAAGATTACGCAAGGGTCCTTCAGCAGACCGGCGTTCTGGCGAGGAAAAAACGATACGGAGAAGCAATCGATCTTTTACGCTCTGGCCTGGACAAATTCAAGGGTGACGCCGAACTGGAGAAAAAACTTGCCGAGGTCATGGAACTCAGACAAAGAGAAGAAATAAGCACCATGGAAAAAGAAAAACCGGCGGCCACGAAAGCGCCTCTGACGAAAGAAGAAGCCGATAACTTGAGGTTGATATATGAAAAAGGCGCTGAATATTTCAAAAACGGAAAATTCGACAGAGCGATCGTCGAGTGGGAAAAAGTGTGGCATGGATACCCCGGATCCGAGCAGATCGGAGAGTACCTGGTCAAGGCCTACCTTTACCGGGGGATGGAGCTTTACACGATGCATGATTACGAAGAAGCGCTCGAGATCTGGGGCAGGATATTGAAAGTAGATCCTGATAATGAAAAAGCTATCAGATATATAAGAAGGACAAAAGAGGAACTGAGCAGTCTCGAAAATGTAGCCGGATAG
- a CDS encoding SpoIIE family protein phosphatase, whose product MKDVKILSLKIQITLSVILLVAGIVGAFSLTVARIQKNIVLEEMTEIVILQGRNLALNYSKPLLHSDPEFELHPHISRVLEKNADIIQIIVVDNAGIIKGHSDLRMIDGRYAHSPGLERTKGSSRLDGIEELRENDDILEAKIPIIDQDESIGHVYLTYSKKRMRQAVAAIYSRVLKIGLSALVAGSVISLLLALHITRPVSILTEGAELIGQGNLDTRITVKSGREIQALADTFNQMAVRLKSDRIAMLEKERMDKELEIAKSIQETLLPSDMPVMKGYQLETYYNPAQEVGGDYFDVIPIGGNRIMFIVGDVAGKGVPGLVIMAMARVMVRDLAKRGENPARLLRYLNIHLGQDIKNNIFLTLFCGILDTEKRTFDYASAAHMPILFYRHKEQTVYSLGTKAKPLGIFDDDVFSVGLEENRLVLEPGDLILQYTDGLTEMRNLSGDEYGFDRITSIVKGSARKGARDLLPEILSDLGEFRAEAAQSDDLTLLALSLTGNRIIDEVAGGKNGMMVKRG is encoded by the coding sequence TTGAAAGACGTGAAGATATTAAGTCTGAAAATACAGATCACTTTATCAGTGATTCTTCTGGTCGCAGGTATTGTCGGGGCGTTTTCATTGACCGTTGCCAGGATACAGAAAAATATCGTTCTGGAAGAGATGACAGAGATCGTTATCCTCCAGGGCAGGAACCTCGCGCTGAATTATTCAAAGCCCCTTCTTCACAGCGATCCGGAGTTCGAGCTTCATCCGCATATCTCAAGAGTGCTTGAAAAGAACGCCGATATCATACAGATAATCGTTGTCGATAACGCCGGTATAATCAAAGGACACAGCGATCTTAGAATGATCGACGGCAGGTACGCTCATTCCCCGGGATTGGAGAGAACGAAAGGGTCCTCGAGGCTGGACGGGATAGAAGAACTTCGTGAAAACGACGACATTCTTGAGGCGAAGATACCGATCATCGATCAGGATGAATCGATCGGTCATGTCTATCTGACATATTCAAAAAAGAGGATGCGGCAGGCGGTCGCCGCGATTTACAGCAGAGTCCTCAAGATCGGACTAAGCGCTCTTGTCGCGGGGTCTGTAATTTCCCTTCTGCTGGCGCTGCATATAACGAGACCCGTAAGTATACTGACCGAGGGCGCCGAGTTGATCGGGCAGGGGAATCTTGATACGAGGATCACCGTAAAATCAGGCAGAGAGATCCAGGCCCTCGCTGACACATTCAACCAGATGGCAGTGAGGCTTAAAAGCGACAGGATCGCGATGCTCGAAAAAGAAAGAATGGATAAGGAGCTTGAGATAGCGAAAAGCATCCAGGAAACGCTACTTCCGTCTGACATGCCGGTGATGAAAGGTTACCAGCTGGAAACGTATTATAATCCCGCTCAGGAGGTCGGGGGGGATTATTTCGATGTGATACCGATAGGCGGCAACAGGATAATGTTCATTGTCGGCGACGTGGCGGGAAAGGGAGTGCCGGGCCTGGTGATCATGGCCATGGCCAGGGTCATGGTTAGGGATCTTGCCAAAAGAGGAGAAAACCCGGCAAGGTTGCTCAGATACCTTAATATCCACCTTGGGCAGGATATAAAGAACAACATCTTTTTGACCCTTTTCTGTGGAATTCTCGATACGGAAAAGCGGACTTTCGATTACGCCAGCGCCGCTCATATGCCTATACTCTTTTATCGGCATAAAGAACAGACAGTCTATTCGCTTGGAACAAAAGCCAAGCCGCTTGGAATTTTCGACGATGATGTATTTTCCGTTGGGCTGGAGGAAAACAGACTAGTTCTCGAGCCTGGAGACCTGATACTGCAGTATACTGACGGGCTTACCGAGATGCGTAACCTGTCGGGTGATGAATATGGATTTGACAGGATCACATCGATCGTCAAAGGAAGCGCTCGCAAAGGGGCGCGTGATCTTCTTCCCGAGATCCTGAGCGATCTTGGTGAATTCAGGGCTGAAGCGGCGCAGAGCGATGATCTGACCCTTCTTGCTCTAAGCCTCACCGGGAACCGGATAATAGACGAAGTTGCCGGAGGCAAAAACGGAATGATGGTAAAGAGGGGCTGA
- a CDS encoding anti-sigma factor antagonist (This anti-anti-sigma factor, or anti-sigma factor antagonist, belongs to a family that includes characterized members SpoIIAA, RsbV, RsfA, and RsfB.): MILEEIKFTPFIIRVSGDEKPTPEFAIKLISLVHTAVECRLERILLAPPDDYTVFMENVVKNIIDNNGIIKRTAEKSRLEKDVEGNDIICNEEKFICIRNRMTPDKYSLRIMATMDNVELAPKVSAMITNILGFPGFISFGVRFSVYELLNNIVEYGIYRIDKEWIDLEIEKENDRLLISIADEGIEFDPTSSDEFNLDNYLKGGAKRGLGLMMIKKLNEKMKYARERKTNRVVIEKFVPGEDIPGKERNMTPLNIGVPKSVGEGIYKIELSGDLDSKGALILEETMNALLERKIHNVILDFDKLTFISSAGVGMLLGLVSSLRREKGQATFINVSEHVRSVFNLLNLNDYFEFSTPEEVAGR, translated from the coding sequence ATGATTCTGGAAGAAATAAAATTTACTCCTTTTATTATCAGGGTCAGTGGCGATGAAAAACCGACTCCGGAATTCGCGATCAAGCTGATCAGCCTCGTGCACACGGCGGTTGAATGCAGGCTGGAGAGGATATTGCTTGCCCCACCGGATGATTATACGGTGTTCATGGAAAATGTTGTCAAAAATATCATTGATAACAACGGGATAATCAAGAGGACGGCAGAAAAATCCCGACTCGAAAAAGATGTCGAAGGGAACGATATTATATGCAATGAAGAAAAATTCATATGCATCCGGAACCGGATGACTCCGGATAAATATTCGCTACGGATCATGGCAACCATGGACAATGTCGAACTGGCTCCGAAAGTTTCCGCGATGATAACGAACATACTTGGATTTCCAGGATTCATCTCTTTCGGGGTACGATTCAGCGTCTACGAACTGCTCAATAATATTGTCGAATACGGCATTTACCGTATCGATAAAGAATGGATCGATCTTGAAATTGAGAAGGAAAACGACAGATTACTCATCTCTATAGCCGATGAAGGAATAGAATTCGATCCGACAAGCAGTGACGAGTTCAATCTTGATAATTACCTGAAAGGCGGTGCCAAAAGAGGCTTGGGCCTGATGATGATAAAGAAGCTTAACGAGAAAATGAAATACGCGAGAGAAAGAAAAACAAACAGGGTGGTAATTGAAAAATTTGTTCCGGGAGAAGATATCCCGGGAAAGGAGAGGAATATGACGCCACTCAACATAGGGGTACCGAAATCGGTCGGCGAAGGGATATACAAGATCGAGCTTTCGGGAGATCTGGATTCCAAGGGAGCTCTGATTCTGGAAGAGACGATGAATGCGTTGCTCGAACGCAAAATACACAACGTCATACTTGATTTTGACAAGTTGACCTTTATCTCGAGCGCGGGAGTGGGGATGCTCCTGGGGCTCGTCTCGTCACTCAGGCGCGAGAAGGGGCAAGCGACCTTCATCAATGTCTCTGAGCACGTGAGATCAGTCTTCAATCTACTTAACCTGAATGATTATTTCGAGTTTTCAACGCCTGAAGAAGTTGCCGGGCGCTAA
- a CDS encoding MotA/TolQ/ExbB proton channel family protein, giving the protein MRYFITSMGTWAVPLFIISLAIIALVVKKTVDLYFRKGLSNAQLFKGLHAIIFWGVISAVTGILGQATGIYNAMLAISRAESLSPAIIASGFGQALTTTIYGIHVLIVSGIVWFILLARYNRIKGALK; this is encoded by the coding sequence ATGAGATACTTCATTACTTCAATGGGGACCTGGGCTGTGCCCCTGTTCATAATAAGTCTCGCTATAATCGCGCTCGTTGTTAAAAAGACCGTTGATCTATATTTCAGAAAAGGACTTTCAAACGCTCAGCTGTTCAAGGGTTTGCACGCGATAATCTTCTGGGGGGTCATTAGCGCCGTGACCGGTATTCTGGGACAGGCCACCGGTATCTATAACGCGATGCTGGCGATCTCCCGGGCCGAATCGCTTTCCCCGGCAATTATCGCGTCCGGCTTCGGCCAGGCCCTTACAACAACGATTTATGGCATCCACGTCCTGATCGTTTCCGGTATCGTCTGGTTTATTCTACTTGCCCGCTACAACAGGATCAAGGGCGCGCTCAAATAA
- a CDS encoding helix-turn-helix transcriptional regulator has protein sequence MDKNGLEIQNLTKHCNEDLILAVLRQGKMHGYQIALEIEEKSSHYFRFNHGTLYPILHKLEKEGKIRGEWLKEESRRKRKQYSLTARGKKYADSQALAWKEFFDQFLNITGGAGK, from the coding sequence ATGGATAAAAACGGGCTCGAAATACAGAACCTCACAAAACATTGTAACGAGGACCTTATACTTGCCGTGCTTCGCCAGGGAAAGATGCACGGATATCAGATCGCGCTGGAAATCGAGGAAAAGAGCAGTCATTATTTCAGATTCAATCATGGAACTCTCTACCCCATCCTTCATAAACTCGAAAAAGAAGGCAAGATCAGGGGCGAATGGCTCAAGGAAGAAAGCAGACGGAAAAGAAAACAATATTCACTGACCGCCAGGGGGAAAAAATACGCTGACAGTCAAGCTCTCGCGTGGAAAGAATTCTTCGATCAATTCCTTAATATAACGGGAGGTGCTGGAAAATGA
- a CDS encoding DUF1722 domain-containing protein: MKKIRPVIVVSECLGFSACRYDGKVVSAPFIKRLGKYVDFIPVCPEVAIALGTPRDTIRIVEEKGSLRLLQPSTGRDLTTGMIDFSDRFLERLEKIDGFILKSRSPSCGPGGVKIYSSPASVSPGSRGSGFFASSVLSRFGHLPIEDETRLDDLRLREHFLTRIFTMARFRVAASSGKAGAIARFHEENNLLLTSYNAKEKRSLETVLSDHDGRTTRQLMEDYGRHLNYALRRPSRYTSNINILLHAMSYFSYTLTHEEKGFFLESMERYREKKMPLSSLLLLLRVWIARFKTADLRSQTYFSPYPEGLVHIKDSVGGKNCL; the protein is encoded by the coding sequence ATGAAAAAGATCAGGCCCGTTATAGTAGTCAGCGAATGTCTCGGATTCAGCGCCTGCCGTTATGACGGCAAGGTCGTTTCGGCACCGTTTATCAAGCGTTTGGGGAAATATGTCGACTTCATACCTGTCTGTCCCGAGGTCGCGATCGCCCTGGGGACTCCGCGGGACACGATAAGGATAGTCGAAGAAAAAGGGTCGCTGCGGCTGCTCCAGCCCTCGACGGGCAGGGATCTTACAACCGGGATGATCGATTTTTCAGATCGTTTTCTTGAGCGCCTTGAAAAGATCGACGGATTTATTTTAAAAAGCAGGTCTCCTTCATGTGGACCGGGCGGCGTGAAAATATATTCTTCTCCAGCTTCTGTTTCACCGGGCTCAAGGGGTTCGGGATTTTTTGCCTCTTCCGTCTTATCGCGATTTGGTCACCTCCCGATCGAGGATGAGACAAGACTCGATGATCTGAGATTAAGGGAGCATTTTCTGACCAGGATCTTTACCATGGCCCGCTTCCGCGTCGCCGCTTCGAGCGGCAAAGCAGGGGCAATCGCCAGGTTCCACGAGGAAAACAACCTTCTTCTCACTTCCTACAACGCGAAAGAGAAGAGGTCTCTTGAAACGGTTCTCTCGGACCATGACGGCAGGACGACCCGGCAGTTAATGGAAGACTATGGAAGACATCTCAATTACGCGCTGAGAAGACCCTCAAGATATACTTCCAATATAAATATTCTTCTTCACGCGATGAGTTATTTTTCCTATACGCTGACCCACGAGGAAAAAGGGTTTTTTCTCGAATCGATGGAACGCTACAGGGAAAAGAAAATGCCGCTCAGTTCCCTGCTTCTGCTCCTTCGCGTGTGGATAGCCCGTTTTAAAACGGCAGATCTGAGATCCCAGACCTATTTTTCGCCTTACCCTGAAGGCCTGGTCCACATAAAAGATTCGGTCGGGGGAAAAAACTGCCTCTGA
- a CDS encoding neutral/alkaline non-lysosomal ceramidase N-terminal domain-containing protein, which translates to MKIAKTIVLIIAFPAIIGCAGISGRLPAPAEPVASGEFNSGAAKVDITPIPGYPMGGYAIAGYISRGVWTRLYARAVSFEDPEGRSMVIVSADLWAMPAGLADRVAELVARKHGIERLSREQMILAATHTHNGPGNFSSSKFYNQMASLEGGFDRALFDFLADRIAWAIAESWKKREPAAVRYAQGQVPGIARNRSIGPFKKNGSDALELIESNKGLPVRKTDFPIGGDKAYMAIDQTLRMIKIQSATRGGELIAALAFYAVHPTVMNTTTRVYSSDIFGVATSIVENSLHAAGRGTPVVAMINGAEGDVAANWKRRDREETIEIGRLLSTGILDLIEGPGSDITGPIKYSFGESRLSELTGPASGASTLCGAEADWSFLRDAGFYEGMKQEDPERQMPGQWVKRNPLKDDIESNMIKSAYPWIVKNVMRPPASVPIGVYGIGPVTIATLPGEFTTVLGKRIAKAVARERSERGPVLLAGLANEYISYFCTREEYAEQHYEGASMIYGPSAGERIRDDLAGLAKTMDGKEPRLKSRKYRYSTGSGKSFGVKQFDLVSHQDRLKAFHYTLDGLLRGGENSLPVTDNPRFIWIDDNPRWSDYRSSKLSPMPAVAVEVLSPDGWKRLKVDGIDETDEGTDFVTAVVASLIDKTRWSTIWIPPASVESDPVLREAEYRFVVRGNTGLFISPPFTIESARAKSGLTGVARKPVERES; encoded by the coding sequence ATGAAGATCGCGAAAACGATAGTACTGATCATCGCATTTCCCGCGATCATTGGTTGTGCCGGGATCTCCGGCCGGCTTCCAGCTCCCGCAGAACCCGTAGCGAGCGGGGAATTTAACTCGGGCGCCGCTAAGGTCGATATTACGCCGATACCGGGATACCCGATGGGCGGATACGCTATCGCGGGATATATATCAAGAGGTGTCTGGACGCGGCTGTACGCAAGGGCGGTATCTTTCGAAGATCCCGAAGGCAGAAGCATGGTGATCGTCTCGGCCGATCTCTGGGCGATGCCGGCGGGGCTAGCTGACAGGGTCGCCGAACTGGTAGCCCGGAAACACGGGATCGAGAGACTTTCGAGGGAACAGATGATCCTGGCTGCTACTCATACTCACAACGGACCCGGCAATTTTTCATCGAGCAAATTCTATAACCAGATGGCTTCTCTGGAAGGCGGGTTCGACCGGGCGCTTTTTGATTTTCTCGCTGACAGGATAGCCTGGGCTATCGCTGAATCATGGAAGAAGAGAGAACCGGCGGCGGTGCGCTACGCGCAGGGACAGGTACCCGGAATAGCGCGAAACCGCAGCATCGGACCGTTCAAGAAAAACGGATCGGACGCGCTGGAGCTTATCGAATCCAACAAGGGGCTTCCGGTCAGAAAAACCGATTTTCCCATTGGCGGCGACAAGGCATATATGGCGATCGACCAGACCCTGAGGATGATCAAGATACAGAGCGCCACGCGTGGCGGTGAGCTTATCGCCGCTCTTGCTTTTTACGCGGTACATCCGACCGTCATGAACACGACTACACGGGTATACAGCAGCGATATCTTCGGTGTGGCCACATCGATCGTGGAGAATTCGCTTCACGCAGCTGGAAGGGGAACGCCTGTTGTCGCGATGATCAACGGAGCCGAGGGAGATGTCGCCGCCAACTGGAAGCGGCGTGACAGGGAGGAGACGATCGAGATCGGAAGGCTGCTTTCCACCGGGATCCTCGATCTGATCGAGGGTCCGGGCAGTGATATAACCGGTCCGATCAAGTACAGTTTCGGTGAATCCCGCCTTTCGGAACTGACCGGTCCTGCCTCGGGAGCGTCCACTTTGTGCGGTGCTGAAGCAGACTGGTCATTCCTTCGGGACGCGGGGTTTTATGAGGGGATGAAACAGGAAGATCCTGAAAGGCAGATGCCGGGGCAGTGGGTAAAGAGGAATCCTCTTAAGGACGATATCGAATCAAATATGATCAAGTCAGCCTATCCATGGATCGTCAAGAACGTCATGCGGCCACCGGCAAGCGTTCCGATAGGAGTCTACGGCATAGGACCGGTGACGATTGCCACCTTGCCGGGGGAATTCACCACTGTGCTGGGTAAGAGGATAGCGAAAGCAGTAGCGAGGGAGCGTTCAGAGCGCGGGCCGGTTCTCCTGGCCGGGCTTGCCAACGAGTATATCTCGTATTTCTGTACAAGGGAAGAATATGCCGAGCAGCATTACGAAGGAGCTTCGATGATTTACGGGCCATCGGCCGGAGAACGGATCAGGGATGACCTGGCCGGGTTGGCGAAGACGATGGACGGGAAGGAGCCACGGCTGAAAAGCAGGAAGTACAGGTATTCGACAGGATCGGGAAAAAGTTTCGGAGTAAAGCAGTTCGATCTTGTCTCCCACCAGGACAGATTGAAAGCTTTTCACTATACCCTTGACGGCCTGTTGCGCGGTGGCGAAAACAGCCTTCCAGTAACGGATAATCCACGTTTTATCTGGATCGATGATAATCCCAGATGGTCGGATTACAGGTCTTCGAAACTCTCGCCGATGCCAGCGGTCGCCGTGGAAGTCCTCAGCCCTGACGGATGGAAACGGCTGAAAGTAGATGGGATCGATGAGACGGACGAGGGGACCGATTTCGTAACGGCGGTAGTGGCGTCGCTGATAGATAAGACCCGGTGGTCCACTATATGGATCCCACCAGCGTCGGTAGAAAGCGACCCGGTCTTGCGAGAGGCGGAGTACAGGTTCGTCGTCAGGGGAAATACAGGCTTGTTCATCTCTCCTCCCTTTACGATCGAATCGGCAAGAGCGAAAAGCGGCCTTACCGGAGTAGCGAGGAAGCCTGTCGAGCGGGAAAGCTGA
- a CDS encoding OsmC family protein — protein MSKQTVDLNWTENMSFSTTLDGHEIVLDAGSGSGGEDRGPRPKQLMLVALAGCTGMDVVSILKKMKVEIEGFRVLVEGELTDEHPKYYRAMHVIYEFRGDGLPMDKLEKAVSLSEEKYCGVSALYKKAIEVSSEIRIAG, from the coding sequence ATGTCAAAACAGACGGTCGACCTGAACTGGACAGAGAATATGTCTTTCAGCACGACACTCGACGGGCATGAGATCGTCCTGGACGCCGGGAGCGGATCGGGAGGGGAGGACAGAGGGCCGAGGCCGAAACAGCTGATGCTTGTAGCTCTTGCCGGATGCACCGGGATGGATGTCGTATCGATATTGAAAAAAATGAAGGTCGAGATTGAGGGTTTCAGAGTACTTGTCGAGGGGGAGCTGACCGATGAGCACCCGAAGTATTACAGGGCGATGCATGTAATATACGAGTTTCGCGGAGACGGCCTGCCGATGGACAAACTGGAAAAGGCGGTGAGCCTTTCCGAAGAAAAATACTGCGGCGTGAGCGCTCTATACAAAAAAGCGATAGAAGTAAGTTCCGAGATCAGGATCGCCGGGTGA
- a CDS encoding mechanosensitive ion channel: protein MYQEFLQKIFYNNRVLDYLVFLIYFLSGVAVIWIFKSIILRRLRKLTAKTEAIVDNIFLASAKWLVPILYYGVFYISIHKLKLGLLAEKTISVASIAVIIYLAVRSILALISILLNRYQAKRGSDHSRQHVYKGILTIARLIIWTFALLILLDNLGLKITALVTGLGIGGIAIALAAQTILGDLFSYFTIFFDKPFEIGDFIIIGEFKGTVEHIGIKTSRIRSLSGEELVFSNTDITNSRLSNYRRMERRRAIFKIGVTYNTPGDKLRIIPGLIKNIIESTEMTTFDRCHFQGFGDYSQDIETAYFIETRDYNKYMDIQQEINLRIREEFEKNGIEFAFPTQSIYIENQ, encoded by the coding sequence ATGTATCAGGAATTCTTGCAAAAAATATTCTATAATAACAGGGTCCTGGATTATCTCGTTTTTCTAATATACTTTCTTTCAGGCGTTGCTGTCATATGGATCTTTAAATCAATTATTCTCCGCCGTCTCAGGAAGCTGACTGCAAAAACAGAGGCAATCGTTGATAACATATTTCTTGCCAGTGCCAAATGGCTTGTGCCGATCCTCTATTACGGCGTCTTTTACATCAGCATCCACAAGCTGAAACTCGGCCTTCTCGCTGAAAAAACGATAAGCGTCGCCAGCATTGCCGTCATAATCTATCTTGCCGTAAGAAGCATCCTCGCGCTGATCTCGATCCTGCTGAACAGATACCAGGCGAAGAGAGGATCAGACCATTCCAGGCAACATGTCTACAAGGGTATACTCACGATCGCCAGGCTTATCATCTGGACATTCGCGCTGCTTATCCTGCTCGACAATCTTGGACTTAAGATAACGGCTCTCGTCACCGGACTCGGGATCGGCGGCATAGCTATCGCCCTTGCCGCCCAGACGATACTTGGAGATCTTTTCAGCTATTTCACTATATTTTTCGACAAGCCTTTCGAGATCGGCGACTTCATCATCATCGGTGAGTTCAAGGGAACGGTGGAACATATAGGGATCAAGACGTCGAGGATAAGAAGTCTCAGCGGAGAGGAACTCGTTTTTTCGAACACCGACATTACCAACTCGAGACTGAGCAACTATCGCCGGATGGAAAGGCGGCGCGCAATATTCAAGATCGGCGTGACGTACAATACTCCAGGTGACAAACTGAGGATCATTCCCGGACTGATAAAAAACATCATAGAGTCGACAGAAATGACGACTTTCGACCGCTGCCATTTTCAGGGGTTCGGTGATTACAGCCAGGATATAGAGACCGCATATTTCATAGAGACGAGGGATTATAATAAATATATGGATATCCAGCAGGAGATAAATTTAAGGATCAGGGAAGAGTTCGAGAAGAACGGGATAGAATTCGCTTTCCCGACACAGTCGATCTACATCGAAAACCAGTAG